The nucleotide sequence AGTATTTTCTCCTTCCACAACATCTGAATTTTTAAATGCCTATATTGCCGCTCCTTTCAATCCCTTGGATTGAGTCTGCACCACCCTCTGCAGATCCAGAATAACTAATTTCAATATTCAACTCTGTCTGCTCTAACATCATGGATTCATTGCTCCATATAAGATGAAGGTCAAATATCAAAAAGCTATAAAGTACTATAAAGAAAGTTATTTTGCCAGTATCATTGCTAATAATTATCCATGTGAATTATTCACTGTAATCAACAGACATCTTTGTCCTAGTAAGAAAATAACCCTGGCTCCCTCGTTAACAACTTGcagtttatttgcaaaacattttgtcGATGAAATTAATGGGATCAAAGCTAATATTCTTACGTCTGCCGTTAATTTAGCTGAAACGGATATAACAGAACTTTGTTTTAATCAGACTGAAACAGTGTCGCTTTCTGAAGTTCATGACATTATTTCTCATTTAAAGCGTTCATTTTGCCACAAGGACAAAATTTCATTGCACATTCATTTAAGGATGGCTTTGTATTGTTAGTACAGGTATTTTGTCTATTGTTACTAGTAGTCTCTATAAAGGGATTGTACCAGTTTGTCTTAAGCAAGCTATTATTGAGCAAATTTTTACGAAAGGTAATCTGGACGGTTAGGACCTGTCAAATTACCGTCCAAAATCAAAAGTTCCCATCTTATATAAAATTTTGGAAAAAGCTGTCTTGAGACAACAAAGTGCTTTTTTAACTAAGAATAATATCTTAGATAAATTCCAATCTTGCTTCAGGTGTAGACATAGCACTGAGTCAGCACTTTTACGGGTAGTAAATTATATTTAACTCATAAGCGATGCAGGGAATCACACTGCTTTAATTTAACCATCGATCATTCGATTCTCTTGAACCGGCTAAAGCACTTTGTCAGAATCCAAGGAATTGTTTATACATGGTTTGCATCTTATTTGGagagtcatggcctagtggtaagagagtttgactcctaacactaaggttgtgggttcgagtcactTTAAAGCAAAGATCTTTTACCGCAAAGGTTGGTAATTGTTTTTCATATTCTGAGCATTTTACCAGTGGGGTACCCCAAGGGTCCATATTGGGCCCGGTTTTGTTCTCATTACATAAGCTCGCATTGGgaaggatttttttaaaatatggtaTTTATGGAAACGACCAGCAGATCTATTTGCCTTAAAACCCTAATTGTAATAATACCTGTGTAACACTTCGTAGGTGTCTGGATGAAGAGAAAGATCGGTTGGTTAATAATCTTGTTCAGTTGAATGAAGGCAAAACAGAAATTATGAGTTTTGGTCGCACAGTTTTTAGCAAGATGCTGAGATCCTCAAATAAATTACTATTAATGATCCCAGGAGCACATCTTAAATCTAAGGGTGACTGAGCTTTTGCTGTCATTAGCACAAGATTATGGAAGAGCATCTTCCACATTAAGTGCCTTCAAGTGCCACTTAAAGTCATACCTGTTTTCTTTGGTATTCTAACTTTTTACTGGGTTTATTTATCATTGATTTTGCTGTTGTCTTGTTTAAATTATATCCTTTTTATCTTAACTTGTGATGCACAGCAATTTGAAACTGTGTAGGCTGAAAAGtactctataaataaataaacaaacattttggtCACATCTTAATTCAAGTTAGTAGTATATTATACaggtatttaaaatgtacattatattatttagacatttttatattaatttattttaaaacttaggttttatattttatatgttcagaTTTTATAAATTTAGTTTAGGTCTaactaatttagtttttatatattatatagtttttatatattatgtttttatgcaTCTTATTTTCGTTTTATTACTAGTAGTTTTAGTACAGCATTAAAGTATTTTGAAATAGATTTCCATTTTCACACCTTCAGTTTTCATATATTACTATTacaataactgtaaaataaaataattaaaataactaagaAGAATTTAAGTAATTTTCATGAAATCATGGTCATTTTTAAGTAAGAAGCCGAGGTCTCACCTCCTGGGAAGTCTCCCTGTGGGTAGTCGAATGGGTGCGGCGGATACGGCGGCGGTTCGAAGGGATGCCGCGGAGGAAACTCGTCCTGCATGAAGTGTGGCGGGAAGCGTCCAAAGTTGTGTGGTGGTGGCGGCTGGTTGAACGGCGGCGGCTGCTGATGAGGAGGGAAGGGCCCGCGGAAATGCGGTGGACGCTGCATGCGGAAGGGTGGCTCCCTCTGGCCCCACGGCGGCGGCTGATCCGACTGGCTGTTCCACGGCGGCTGGTCAAACTGACTGCTCCAGGAAGGCGGCGGCTCGTTCTGGCTGCTCCAGGGACCTGCAGGGCCCCCGTCTCGAGGGCCGCTCCAGTTGGGATCCCGCTGCTCGTTCCATATGCCCTCGTGGCTGTTCCAGGGTGGACAGGGAGGCGGGGCTTGGGTTGGGTTGAATGGCGGCTGGAGACagaaacatttaactttttttatatatatatatatatatatatatatatatatatatatatatatatataaattacccaTTACTGATATCAAGTAACATTGCGAAAGTTCTAATTAGTAAAAATCTATTCCACTACTTCTATATTACTTTTACTTCTGAACTAATTTGTTCATcgttttttggaacctgtgatacttttttctttgATTCTTTTCAGCGGcagtgtatatatttcagaattttaatatttttaatatattaaatatatttacaatataaaatgaataaaaatatagacaaataaatttacatattatattttcaaAAGGTATACTCATatgagtttatatttatatattcaaaataaatatacacagaacacacacatatattatgcaaacaaaagcttttattttggatgcatttaatcgcgattaatcatttggctTTATAATGAAAAACCTGTGAAGGTTATTATAACGTCAAATTGTGATGGAGCCACAGcgtaaatttaaattaatgattaaatcataaaaatgtatatataacctTACAAAATGAATAATAGCGGCATGCTTTTTCCAGAACGAACAATGTAAaagattttttacaaattaaagaaaaatttatcATGAATGATTTTAAGCCATTGAGTGAGTGaaatataatcaataaaataGTAACGATAATCTGGTTgtgggcattttaaaatgtagtataaTATAACTACAAGTGCCTAATATTTGGAATCTgtttacgtaatccagattacatataatcagtaagttatttttaaatacagcTGCGAATAACTGAAGATCTATAaggttttaaattgttttttgacTCACAGGTTGTTGAGGGTTCCACGCCGGCAGGTTGTGCTTCGGATCGAACCAGCCCTGTTTAGAGGAGGGGATGTCAGACGATGATGCCGGGTTCAAGTCTGATGGTCGGCTTGGAGCGCCTTCGTAATCGCCAGGTGGAGGACCGGCCATTGGAGGAGGCTTTAAATCTACCAGTGacattattaagaaaaaaatacatcacCACAAATCACACATCAGcaagaaaaacatgaaattgaGTCAGAAAGACAATGTGTGTTTTGTCTATTCATCTGAAGCAGCACTGTAATCAAAACACATTTCCTTACAAGGATTAATAAAGTTTGTTTGAGTTTTGAGATTTGAGTTAAATCtcttaactcaaaaaaaaaattgatatcaAGCCAAGACATGATAAAGTAAAACATTTGgagaataaaaacaatttaaactgACACTGACAtgagaataatttttattttaatatatatatatttttaaagatgtctcttctgctcactaagactgcatttatttgataaaaaataaagcaaaattgtgaaatattattaccatttaaaataacagtgCTCTGTGAATATACTATACATCCAATATACTACTGTAATTCAAacctgaaatttcagcatcattactccagtcttcattgtcacatgatccttcagtaatcagtctaaaatgctgatttgctgctaaagaaatatttctgattattatcagtgttgacaacagttgtgctgcccaatattttagtggaaacagtGACCCActgttttcagaattctttgaggaacagaatgttcaaaagaacagcatttatttaaatcttttgtaacattctaaatatcttgcctgtcacttttgatcaatttaatgcatccttgccaagAAAAAGCATTAATTACTTTCTGACTGCAAAGTTTCATATGCAACTTTATTTGTATATGATCTCAAATAGTTTCCCCAAGGTTGACCTAAAAATTCATTTCAGATAGTTTCCAaaggaaaaacatatttaaccttCATTTAAAGTACtacaattatattattgaaagttTTTACCAGGCTGAGAGGTCAAGGGCGTTTGTGTCTTCACATCAGCGTCTGCAGGCGTCAGCTGACCGACAGCGACTGTGGCTGCTGCTACCGCTGCTGTCTGCTGCTGCTTCAGATTGTTCACGAACTCCTCGTGCTGTGTCTTCAGAGCCTGGATCTGCTGCTGGAAGGCCATCTGGATGGGCTGCACCACCGGAGCATACTCCGTGATGAGCGACGCCTGGACCAGACACATAAGAGACATCATGAGAAACATCCTCCAGagttaaacagaaaataaacactGACAGCACGAGCTGCACCTGATACTGTCCCAGACCCAGAGCTGGACTCTGAAGCTGCTGAATGGTGACGTCATCAAAGTAACCGCTCTTCTCCCAGAGCAGCAGCAGCTGAAAACACGAAGAGCAACCACTCAAAGTCAAACTGACACCATAAAAAAGCTGCAAACGGGAAGAAATGGGGATGATCTTACGCGGGTGATTTTCTGCTGCTTGTCTTCCTCTACTTCCAGGAAGCTGGTGCAATAAATGGGAACCACGACCTTCTGAAGAGCCGCCAAAAGATCCTTCTGATTTTTCCTCTGACTGTGGAGAAAAATTAAGGGTTGGCTCAATAAATCGCCataaaaaacacttgaacaactaTTTTCTAATTCCAATAGATCGGAGCTTAGAATTTAATGAAAATTCATaaattttttgtgaaaatgtgaaatcataaataaatacaaacatgcatAACTACATATATATTTGgcattacattaatttttttaattcaattactgACCAGAGTTGTTGCTCTCATTAACTTAAACTATTTAGTTGCTCTATGTTTATTGCAAATTTATTACAGAAATCAATTAGTTTCCAAAGCAATATTTTTTCAGTAACATTACTTcaactaaaattgaaatgaataaGAACTAAATAGacatattaaaatgacaaaacacaaccacattaaactaaattaaattaaagttacaacaaaatataaaaatatgatatgACAATCTGAGAAATTGcaaaaaaagtgaaaacaaaGTGTCACATTATTTCATTTGATgtgatatttaaatgtattaaggtTTTCTGgagttaaatttaaaaaaaaactaattattagcGCAAATTAaaacttaactaaaataaaataaattaattaaaaactttcAGTTTTCAACTCAACTTTCTAAAGTTATAAAACAAGTAAAAGggaaattttttaaattaaactgtttaatatttaatataaaaaaatatttcaacatttaaaatactgtaacttttttttttatatattattataaatatatctttatattgtgtcaatatttttaaataatcagattaaaaaagctcagaacatttaaaaatacaccaAAGAGGGATAAACATGAGaaattgatattaaaatataaaagtagtaAAAAATATGAGTGTTATAATAATATCATACCATATTATTGATGCTAAAAATAGTCTCCGAACAGCCGATTTTCTGAGATTTTAGAGGTGTTTGTATTGCATAGGGGTGCTCGGCCGAtagttatgcgcatctcgtcagtaaagccggttctgtaatcaatgcgcaaatccacttcattttcagtgtttttttggtgcatcttctcagttaacaacggctctgtgtagtaacagctgctatatgtgaaatcacgcacctgatggaattaaccgctgattagagaaccggctttactgacgagatgcgcattaacgatcggccgatcgtgatcggagcacccctagtattGCACATCATAGAAGACAATGTTAGCATCCAATGATTTTAACTGTTGGAGAAAACTGGtaaattttaagcttttttttgtgctgttttcatcTTCCAGGTTAAAAATCTGCATTGTGCTGACATCACAATTTGTGACGTGGCAAAGGACGATAATACATCGATGACGCGTcagtgtttattaaattattcataagACTATTTGCTTCCCTTAATTATTCACAACAGCACGTGTTGATTTGCTATGACAGATGCTTCAGACTGTGAGATCGCATACATTATAGAGATCGACCAATATATCAATTTACCAATATTTtccccgatatttaagcattttatcaTAAGCggatatcggttttgtaatatcggattcacTGATAAACGCTGCCATCTTTGGGGTGATTTGAGAATTGCGCGCAGGATCTCCATTGCAGCGTGTCTGACAACAACAACATCGTGCAGGTACTTTATTTGCAGTAGTTTGTAAACTATTTAACATAACAGCCAGTTATGAACCAAATTAGATGCATTAcatcagcggttctcaattccagtcctcgcgcccccctgctctgcacattttgtacgtTCCTCTTATCGCTTTATAGACTTTTGTTCTATTCTAACTTAAATGCGCTGCGatgtggacatcacaggatattccatcATGATTTCGAAGTGtacgtatatgttccattcaaagtgcactgaagtgtgcaagacgagaatttaaattgtatttatgtacagaggtatatgatgtcacacttaaGACTAAttttccacattaaaaaaaaataggactgaaagaaacattttcatttagtcatttatttactttataacgGTTCAAAAATATCGGTTCTACATATCGGTTATTGGGCACATAAACACGCAAATAAttggtatcggttataaaaaataaaatgaaatatcgGTTGATCACTAATACATTAACTGAGAGAAACGTTCATGGATTGAATGAGagtgtttgtttttactttgtgatGAGAACTCTGCACAAACACGATTTATTCACTTAGTGTAACCATTTTTACAAGCCATCAAAGGCTTATATAAATGCAGCAGAATAAGCCTTCAAACTGCAGGGAGAATTAACCAGTGCCAAAagggggtttcatgaccctttaagtATTCAAATGCAGTATAATGTGACAACATTTCAGATGAAAGCTCCACCTCTCACCAGTGATGCAGGACGTCGTTGGTCAGATAGATGAGATGTAGGCGGAGCTCGAAAAGCACCCCATCAGCAATGATGCGGTTTCTGAGATGTGACGCCATCAGCTCACAGTGCGGCGGGGATTTAGCATTACTGAACATCCAGTTCTTTCCAGCCTGAGAACGATAAAAATAACCAGATAATAACTAATCTGAGGCATATCAGACAGAGCGGGCGTGACCAAAGCAGGTTTCTCGTACCGATATGGCGTCTTTGGTGCAGGTGTCTATGATGGGCTGCAGCAGGTTATCAAACTCGTTCATGTCCAGCTGCGTCTCCGCAAGCAGCTTCTGCATCTGCTGCTCCATCGCCAAAGAGATGGCGGCCGTCACTTGCTCCTGAAACCCCAAAACACATTTACTTAACAGAATATATTAATGTTCAATGATATTGGGTCAGTTAGACTATTTTTGGGTGTGAAACTAAGACTTTTATTCCACAAGGATGCAtgatattgatcaaaagtgactataaaagacttctttgtttctatttcaaacaaatccaGTTCCTTTGAACCTTTTAATTAAGATTCTGCTTCGATCACGGCAATAAATTAAACTAGATGAGTAAagtttgtgaacaaatgttgatgTTGGCGGGGTAAAGCCTTGTTTGAAAGTTtgaaatgaatatgaaaaacTTTAAGACTTGAAgttaataaaatgttacaattttgtAGCACATTGCTCAAATGTTTAGGAAAGTTGCGAACATATTACTAGCACGTGATAAAGTCATAGTCGCTGacactgtacagtatgtggataCCCGGAGCTGTGTAATACTTCTTCATACTTTAACAGAAACAGGAATGAAAATGATCTTGCTTGGAAgaaatagattaattgaataaagaccaaagattaccttttagatttacccaaaacaaattatattttatgttgaaCCACTTAAGAGACATCAGACATCATTCTCgcctaaaatactttaaaaactacatttcatgatacaataacagtaatattttgaaaatgatctaaattaatggtggttgaaatcacaatgctgcttaaactcaactggcagaagccccTCCCATGGGGTGCATAAGCGTCTGTTGTGGAGTTAATTTCACGCACCAATGAAGCGAATagactcaaaatgttcaagcgtcaAACTATGTGCGAATAGCACGATTTATTTGCGCAAGTCGCGTCTGGTGTTGAACGCACAGTCCGAAGATGAAGCAGCAGCTTAAATAGTGACTCAGTATGTAATAATATATTcaattgagagtgaggagtcacgtgccgatttgacTTGATTTGGgcggggtctgagccggtcggccatgACGGTAGGAGACGCTATCGCTTGCCAGCGGCAACGCCTTCAgtacttcacagaggcgcgactaaacactccagagcttttatttttgcacatttattatttCTGAGAAACAGAGACAGGCCTATGAATACGAGAAAGACAAGGAAGAAAGTCAAGCAATGCAAAAAGATAAGGCGAAAGAAAAGCTCACACCAATcccaaaacagcggtatttggagaaggtctcaggcatccaaaatatcaacccatacgagctccctgcagcagaatggcacagagacctggaccattacctccatgcacacatatggacattgtgaattatcttttggtgtaagttactacacaatgcaggagtttaaaggcatcaagtctttggaaagttacaagGCTTGTGTGCTGTGGCTGGGTGCAGGACTTGGTCATCTACAAACCTCCAGGTGGTGAAAACTGCGTTGTACTGGCCAAGGTAAGTttcttcacatgcgttttagtgtattgtaattagggccgggactttaacgcgttaattgagattaattaattacacaaacaaTAATGccttaactaagattaattaattacagaaaaaaaaattcccgcatttttaataacttatttttgcaccgcaggacgtttctcactggatgagtttcggcggacagattatactggagcaccaactagcgttcgcttcgcatatcactgcagcagcacatcgagcctcaagtatcacctcaacgcaaaacatatagcagctagcgtggactttacactttatgttgaactatgtattattttgttggtgcaacagtttatgttgaactctttattgtgttggccaaggttattgagagttggacttagtatgttatggcctctgaagcaacagagagatgttttctaatagtcagtgtttccaatgttctgaatgta is from Carassius gibelio isolate Cgi1373 ecotype wild population from Czech Republic chromosome B22, carGib1.2-hapl.c, whole genome shotgun sequence and encodes:
- the LOC127987299 gene encoding calcium homeostasis endoplasmic reticulum protein isoform X4 — protein: MDISTPPEDQELRNVIDKLAQFVARNGPEFEKMTMEKQKDNPKFSFLFGGDYFGYYRYKLAIEQQQLLCKPPGKEVADVPVPMLPPPSTPSVEELIQQSQWNLQQQEQHLLSLRQEQVTAAISLAMEQQMQKLLAETQLDMNEFDNLLQPIIDTCTKDAISAGKNWMFSNAKSPPHCELMASHLRNRIIADGVLFELRLHLIYLTNDVLHHCQRKNQKDLLAALQKVVVPIYCTSFLEVEEDKQQKITRLLLLWEKSGYFDDVTIQQLQSPALGLGQYQASLITEYAPVVQPIQMAFQQQIQALKTQHEEFVNNLKQQQTAAVAAATVAVGQLTPADADVKTQTPLTSQPAANQHFRLITEGSCDNEDWSNDAEISDLKPPPMAGPPPGDYEGAPSRPSDLNPASSSDIPSSKQGWFDPKHNLPAWNPQQPPPFNPTQAPPPCPPWNSHEGIWNEQRDPNWSGPRDGGPAGPWSSQNEPPPSWSSQFDQPPWNSQSDQPPPWGQREPPFRMQRPPHFRGPFPPHQQPPPFNQPPPPHNFGRFPPHFMQDEFPPRHPFEPPPYPPHPFDYPQGDFPGEMVPPPHHHPNQRIPPPGISDPPPWGGNQHPDFGPPPPHGFNGQAPHVRRQTPSHVTQDDPSLVPNVPYFDLPAGLMAPLVKLEDHDYKPLDPKDIRLPPPMPPSERLLAAVEAFYSPPSHERPRNSEGWEQNGLYEFFRAKMRARRKKEHEKRNSTRGSPSRSRSRSRGRSMSRSSSRSSKSSRSRSRSRSYSRSRSRSRSRSRSRSRSRSRSRSRSKSRSPDKRAHAAKSRSPTPPSTSGLGSVPAALPVDLKLGEENKGHQMLMKMGWSGSGGLGAKEQGIQDPIKGGDIRDKWDQYKGVGVALDDPYVNYRKNKSYNFVARMKAREKVSRDPQEPSSTE
- the LOC127987299 gene encoding calcium homeostasis endoplasmic reticulum protein isoform X3, whose product is MDISTPPEDQELRNVIDKLAQFVARNGPEFEKMTMEKQKDNPKFSFLFGGDYFGYYRYKLAIEQQQPVLCKPPGKEVADVPVPMLPPPSTPSVEELIQQSQWNLQQQEQHLLSLRQEQVTAAISLAMEQQMQKLLAETQLDMNEFDNLLQPIIDTCTKDAISAGKNWMFSNAKSPPHCELMASHLRNRIIADGVLFELRLHLIYLTNDVLHHCQRKNQKDLLAALQKVVVPIYCTSFLEVEEDKQQKITRLLLLWEKSGYFDDVTIQQLQSPALGLGQYQASLITEYAPVVQPIQMAFQQQIQALKTQHEEFVNNLKQQQTAAVAAATVAVGQLTPADADVKTQTPLTSQPAANQHFRLITEGSCDNEDWSNDAEISDLKPPPMAGPPPGDYEGAPSRPSDLNPASSSDIPSSKQGWFDPKHNLPAWNPQQPPPFNPTQAPPPCPPWNSHEGIWNEQRDPNWSGPRDGGPAGPWSSQNEPPPSWSSQFDQPPWNSQSDQPPPWGQREPPFRMQRPPHFRGPFPPHQQPPPFNQPPPPHNFGRFPPHFMQDEFPPRHPFEPPPYPPHPFDYPQGDFPGEMVPPPHHHPNQRIPPPGISDPPPWGGNQHPDFGPPPPHGFNGQAPHVRRQTPSHVTQDDPSLVPNVPYFDLPAGLMAPLVKLEDHDYKPLDPKDIRLPPPMPPSERLLAAVEAFYSPPSHERPRNSEGWEQNGLYEFFRAKMRARRKKEHEKRNSTRGSPSRSRSRSRGRSMSRSSSRSSKSSRSRSRSRSYSRSRSRSRSRSRSRSRSRSRSRSRSKSRSPDKRAHAAKSRSPTPPSTSGLGSVPAALPVDLKLGEENKGHQMLMKMGWSGSGGLGAKEQGIQDPIKGGDIRDKWDQYKGVGVALDDPYVNYRKNKSYNFVARMKAREKVSRDPQEPSSTE